GCCTGTGTATTTTATTTGTGGAAAATGAAAACTAGTTAAACTGTTTTGCTAATCTTTTGTATCTTACAACTTTTCTACACATGTTCTGTTTTTTTGCATCTAAATGAAACATCTTGTAAAGTTCACATTGGCTATGATGCAATAATTACTGTTTTGCCCAGTTATAGAAGAGTGATTAGCATTTCAAGCCTGTATATGATCCTTTGTTTATAAAGCTGACACCAGAGCTGGTTGGAATTTCAAAAAGAGAGAACCATTGTTAGAGTTTTCGTTAATTGGTAGAATAATTTCAGTAGTTTTTGTTCAAGGATCTTCCATTATAGTTGTCATGTGCTCGTGCTATATTTTAGGAAAAAACAATTAGTCAATTACTGTTCTCTCAAAAGTTCAGTGATATTAATAATTGCATAACAAGTCTGGTGACTCGACAATCGACTAGATGAAAATATATGGAAATGCCTGCAAATGCCTTTGAGAATGAAGGTATGCATGAGTTACCAAACCCATTCTTCAATGAACTTTGTGATTTTAACACTCCCAAATGGACGTCCCTTGCCATCCCTCTTTGATTTCAAGCCTCAAGGAGATTATGCTTTTCATTATAATATCTCTTAAACAATTTGGCTGATGGAACTTTGACATAGTTAAAGGGGCATCTTTGGAACTTCTGGCTAAAGTGACACCAAAACATGCTCAGAAGCAGTGTCCCTTCCTTAGGTTTTTAAGTCGCTGAAATTGTTATCTGTCAAGTTATTGTGTGACATGTTTATTTTCAGATGCTTATTTTTTAGCTTTTTGTTGAACTTCTTGGCATTTTCCACACACTTGACACCAGGGCTTTATGCATAGTTGCATATGGTGGTGAAAAGTGAAACTTTTGTAGCCTTGTATGGTATTGCTGTCTGATATATGAAATATGTTGGTTGTGGTTGCTTAGATATATTTCCAATAGGCGAGAAACGACATTAGATTTTCCAACGCTAATGTCAGGGCGGCAGGCATTATTCAAGACATTAAGTcgctcattttttttttttggtttaggaATTGTGTCAAACATCGTTCTGTCAGTTGGAAAGATTGGTTGTTCAAGCTTATGTGAATGTTGTAATTTTGGTTTTTCCGACTAATTTGTCGGGCCAAGTTTGAATATAAAGTTGccgttaaagaaaaaaagatttattCCCAATCTAAGGATACAAATGTTGGAAATTACTACCCGGTTTTCGACCTACATGGGTGACACTTTGTCACTTAGCAAATAGGAGTATTGATGTTTATCTTTGGAATATTTGTGAAAAATTAATGTTTATTTGTCCCGGCAGTGTTGCATTTGTAGTCGAATATAAGCATACTCCTAACCGCAGTGGCACTACAGACGATAGGATAATAAGTTATACCAGTTGGAGTTCAAATGAGTAATTGTTAGAGTGGTAAAACAGTAATTGTTGGTTTATTTATTCAACAAATTGATCTCTTCATTCTAAAACTATTCAGGTTTTCAACTGGATTTGGTGTCACGGGTGGTAGTGCTCTTATTCATGAGTTTTATTCTAGAGAAGTTCCAAACCCTGTCCATCTGACTGTCGACACTGGATTCACAAATGGGGAGGCATCCATAAAAGCTTTTGTCTCTGTTAACCTGTCTTTGGGAGATCAGCAACTTGCTGCGCAGTTTCAAGAAATACCTCTTGATCTTCGTATGGTTGAAGCCGAGCGCGTTGGATGTATGTGTTAACACTCCCTCTTTTCTTGAAGCATCAATCTATATTGGTTTTGTTTATCCGTTTAGTAGAAAGTTTACAAGTATTCAAAAATGAATTGACGATATAGCTCAAGATAAAGAACCATTTATAGTACTGACAAAAAATATAGGTGATATAAAACTGGTAAAGTTTTTTCATACTAGTGAGTCTAAATCTAAATTTGTCTCGGTGTAAACTAAAGGCGGAAAAAGGGCGGGTCCCTTGGAGTCATGGTTTGGGTGATCGGTCAAGAAGGGCTATGGTCAAAGTGGGTAATGAGACCTACTTATTGACCTGGTTGGATTAACCTGCCACACTTCTTTATTTTAAGctaatttattttaatggtATATACAGTTACAATAATATACTTCTAATTGAAAAGCAAATAGGACACTCTAAACCACCTATTATTTTGCACCTGTTTGTTTCTAATGTAATGAGACTTACTTTACCCGAAAACCTCTTGGTTGATTTGTTACTTCAACACCTCTAGACGTATGAAACGGTTTAAACTAACTGATTCTGGGTGAAACAGTTGAATAATGCTTTTGATGATTGTGCAACCTATTGATACTTTCTgcctattttaattttttattttggcaATGCTCTTAAGTTTGGCCCAGTTAACCTAATAAACAACCCAAATCAACCATTTTACAGCAATTTGGATTAAGTTTTCACCACTGTATTAAATCATTGAACCTGGAATGCTACATAATTACTAGGCATCTTCCAGCTAATTTTTTTGATAGTTGAGACTCATTTTCTCATTGAGCGAAGGGTACGAAATAAATCAGATTGTGTAATTATGTATGGACAATGCTTTTACAAGTGGTTTCATATAGACATGAGCAACGCATTCTTAATTTAGTGAACTTTGAACTCCAATGACATTCTATTGTGCTGATGGTTAAACTAAAATGTGATATTCATGAATGTAGTTGACATTCTCAAGACCACAGCAGTGGACAAACTCCCAACTGATATGGAAGGAATGGAAGCTACAATGGAGAGGTTGCTTGCATTAATAGATGACACCTACAAATATGTTGATGATGTTGTGGTGAGACTGATTCTATACTTATTCTATCATTATTACAAGAACTTTTTCAAGTGAGTGTATGTTTTAAATCTCTTTTTGATCTTTCAGGAAGGTCGTGTTGCTCCTGATAATAACATTGGAAGATTCATATCGGATACTGTGTCTTCCGTTCCAAAGATATCTCCATCGTCATTTGATAAGCTTGTGAATGATAGCCTACAGGTAAAACTTAATATTCCTAAACAATCTTTCATTTGATTGTAAGCATCTTaatatcacacacacacacacacataaacacaGTAGTATTAACTATTTATTGGGATTGTAAAGTTTAACTTCAACCATTTTGCATTTGGTAGTAGTATTTAACTATTTATTGGGATTGTAAAGTTTAACTTCAACCATTTTGCATTTGGTGTTGatgttttcctttttgttaTGTTGCAGGACCAATTGCTGTTGCTATACTTGTCGAGCATTACAAGGACACAACTCAGTTTAGCAGAGAAATTGAATACTGCTGCCCAGATCCTGTAATTAAATCTTGTTATCGTTCATTGCCACCTTTAAGTGAGGCGTGGTGCAATATTTTGTTTGATCGGTTTTGCTAGGAAATGTTTGTAATGTGGTTTTGGACATGTAATAGCTCTTATTCAGATTATTTTCTGCTGCTGCTAATTTTCATGGATGCTACTAATCTGAGGCTTAGATTCTACAAATTATCTACTACTGTTGATTTCAaccttttattgttttaaaagaaGTTTAAATTGGCATTAGTGTTCATTTGTTTATGGTGgatataattttttgatttctGTTATGCAAGATTACCTTTATGCTTTATGGTTGACATTTAAATGTGTACCATTTATTTGATCTAATTGACACCAACATAACTTCACCTTCAACCAGAACGGTGACAACATTAGGCCTTGTATAGTAATAGTCAGAATATTTGGGAACCAATGTCTGCAAGGACAAGGGAGATGGACTAAAGGAAATCTACCGCAAATTTCCAAGCAACTGAAATGCAGATAAAAACTTCATATTATTGCAACTAATTAAGCCTATGGTgcaacattaattattttttttggtgaaaTGTGAATTATATTACTAACCAAAGTATttacacatttacatatataagtaACTTGGACAAACCCAAGTACTTTACATCCCAGAAACAACTTACAAAACCAAACAAACCAGAAGCTCAAGTCTTCTCAATCCACAATTAGTGCTAGAAGAGGACCAAGTCGCTTCATCTTTCACGGCTCACTATTCTAATTCACAAGCACCAATTAAAGCACAGATTCCTCACTCCCCATACCTATTCATCTCCTACAAAATTTGGTTTTACATCCCACTTCTTGTATTCCTTTATCACATTCATAGTTTTCTTGACCTTAAGCCCCATAAGTCTCATTCTAACAGCTTCACAAATACATTCAGTTACTGCCCTCTCATTCTTTCTTGACCTATATGCCTGTTGTTTTCAGCttaaaaggataaaaaactcaaaagtaaTCTTGTTGCTTACtcataaagctcactgaagtgTATTAGAAGAGCAAGTTAATTTTTATAGATATAGCTTCAAACTAAACCAGAGCCTAAGCTCTCCGTGAACAGGAAAAACTCTTAAACACAATCTTATCAAAATTGAGATAACAATTAAGCAAGGTATCAAAAGACAAAGACGTATGTACCTATAATATCTCACATCAAAGATAGAACTTTAAAGTCATTTGGTAAAAGTATAAAGTGATTGAGAACTCGGTACTCTTATACCCTCCGGCCACTCTCAAACCAAACAGATTGAACGGGATACTAGTTTTTTTAAGAAACCAGATGTTCCTGCCccagaatcatcatcatct
The Erigeron canadensis isolate Cc75 chromosome 2, C_canadensis_v1, whole genome shotgun sequence DNA segment above includes these coding regions:
- the LOC122588881 gene encoding eukaryotic translation initiation factor 3 subunit F-like, whose product is MAASDQTILQFFPLSTSLSAKVHPLVIFNICDCFVRRPDQAERVIGTLLGSVLPDGTVDVRNSYVVPHNESSDQVALDIDYHHNMLSSHQKVNPKEVIVGWFSTGFGVTGGSALIHEFYSREVPNPVHLTVDTGFTNGEASIKAFVSVNLSLGDQQLAAQFQEIPLDLRMVEAERVGFDILKTTAVDKLPTDMEGMEATMERLLALIDDTYKYVDDVVEGRVAPDNNIGRFISDTVSSVPKISPSSFDKLVNDSLQDQLLLLYLSSITRTQLSLAEKLNTAAQIL